From Pseudomonas sp. FP2335, the proteins below share one genomic window:
- the mraZ gene encoding division/cell wall cluster transcriptional repressor MraZ → MFRGANAISLDAKGRLAMPSRYRDELISRSSGQLIITIDAVDPCLCVYPLDEWELIETKLRALPSLREENRRLQRLLIGNAVDLELDGSGRFLVPPRLREYAKLDKRAMLVGQLNKFQLWDEDAWDAVSAADLAAIQQPGAMPDELRDLIL, encoded by the coding sequence GTGTTTCGCGGAGCTAACGCTATCAGTCTCGATGCAAAAGGCCGTCTCGCCATGCCGAGCCGGTATCGTGACGAGCTCATTTCGCGAAGTTCCGGACAGTTGATCATCACGATCGATGCCGTTGACCCTTGTTTATGTGTTTACCCCCTCGATGAGTGGGAGTTGATTGAAACCAAATTGCGCGCCCTTCCTTCATTGCGTGAAGAAAACCGTCGCCTGCAGCGTTTGCTGATTGGTAATGCCGTCGACCTCGAGCTCGACGGCAGTGGTCGCTTCCTGGTACCGCCGCGTTTGCGCGAGTACGCCAAGCTGGATAAGCGCGCAATGCTGGTCGGCCAACTGAACAAGTTCCAATTGTGGGACGAAGATGCCTGGGATGCTGTTTCTGCAGCTGACCTGGCTGCTATTCAACAACCGGGCGCCATGCCTGATGAACTGCGTGATTTGATCTTGTGA
- the mraY gene encoding phospho-N-acetylmuramoyl-pentapeptide-transferase: MLLLLAEYLQQFHKGFAVFQYLTLRGILGVLTALSLSLFLGPWMIRTLQNLQIGQSVRNDGPQSHLSKSGTPTMGGALILSSIGISTLLWADLHNRYVWTVLLVTLLFGAIGWVDDYRKVIEKNSKGLPSRWKYFWQSVFGLGAAIFLFMTAPSAVETTLIIPMLKDASIPLGVGFVVLTYFVIVGSSNAVNLTDGLDGLAIMPTVMVGGALGIFCYLSGNVKFAEYLLIPYVPGAGELIVFCGALIGAGLGFLWFNTYPAQVFMGDVGALALGAALGTIAVIVRQEIVLFIMGGVFVMETLSVVIQVASFKLTGRRVFRMAPIHHHFELKGWPEPRVIVRFWIITVILVLVGLATLKLR; encoded by the coding sequence ATGCTGCTGCTGCTGGCTGAGTATCTGCAACAGTTCCACAAAGGCTTCGCGGTCTTCCAGTACCTGACCCTGCGCGGGATTCTGGGTGTGCTGACCGCGCTGTCTCTGTCGCTGTTCCTGGGGCCGTGGATGATCCGCACCCTGCAGAACCTGCAAATTGGTCAATCGGTTCGTAATGACGGCCCGCAGTCGCACCTGTCCAAGTCCGGCACCCCGACCATGGGCGGTGCGCTGATCCTGTCGTCCATCGGCATCAGCACCTTGCTCTGGGCTGACCTGCACAACCGCTACGTGTGGACGGTGTTGCTGGTGACCCTGTTGTTCGGCGCCATTGGCTGGGTCGATGACTACCGCAAAGTGATCGAGAAAAACTCCAAGGGGCTGCCAAGCCGCTGGAAGTATTTCTGGCAGTCGGTGTTCGGCCTGGGCGCAGCGATCTTCCTGTTCATGACCGCGCCAAGTGCGGTGGAAACCACCCTGATCATCCCGATGCTCAAGGACGCCAGCATTCCACTGGGCGTTGGCTTCGTGGTGCTGACCTATTTCGTGATCGTCGGTTCCAGCAACGCGGTGAACCTCACCGATGGCCTCGACGGCCTGGCGATCATGCCGACGGTGATGGTGGGCGGCGCGCTTGGCATCTTCTGCTACCTGTCGGGTAACGTGAAATTCGCTGAATACCTGTTGATCCCCTATGTACCGGGCGCGGGCGAGCTGATCGTGTTCTGCGGCGCGCTGATCGGTGCCGGCCTGGGCTTCCTGTGGTTCAACACCTACCCCGCACAGGTCTTCATGGGCGACGTCGGCGCACTGGCGTTGGGCGCGGCCCTGGGCACCATCGCGGTGATCGTGCGCCAGGAAATCGTCCTGTTCATCATGGGCGGTGTGTTCGTGATGGAAACCCTGTCGGTGGTCATCCAGGTGGCGTCCTTCAAATTGACCGGGCGCCGCGTGTTCCGCATGGCGCCGATCCACCACCACTTTGAACTCAAGGGCTGGCCCGAGCCGCGCGTGATCGTCCGTTTCTGGATCATCACCGTGATTCTCGTGTTGGTCGGCCTTGCCACCCTGAAACTGAGGTAG
- a CDS encoding UDP-N-acetylmuramoyl-L-alanyl-D-glutamate--2,6-diaminopimelate ligase, whose amino-acid sequence MSLSLNKIFAHAGRDLLIRELSLDSRNVRAGDLFLAVPGGKFDGREHIADALQRGAAAVAYEVEGATVLPITDVPLIPVKGLAKQLSDIAGRFYGEPSRHLNLVGVTGTNGKTSVTQLVAQALDLLGQHCGIVGTLGTGFYGALQSGLHTTPNPIAVQATLADLKKAGAKAVAMEVSSHGLDQGRVTALAFDVAVMTNLSRDHLDYHGTMEAYAAAKAKLFAWNELKCRVVNLDDAFGRQLAAEDRESRLISYSLEDSSAYLYCREAQFNDEGVRATLVTPQGEHHLRSTLLGRFNLSNVLAAVGALLGLDYALDEILRVLPKLEGPAGRMQRLGGGSQPLVVVDYAHTPDALEKVLVALRPHAKGKLLCLFGCGGDRDRGKRPLMAEIVERLADGVLVTDDNPRSEDPSQIFDDIRVGFKDASKVTFVAGRGAAIAQLIAGASADDVVVLAGKGHEDYQEINGERHAFSDLVEADHALTAWEVAHA is encoded by the coding sequence ATGTCTCTTAGCCTGAACAAGATTTTTGCCCACGCCGGTCGTGATCTGCTGATCCGCGAGTTGAGCCTGGACAGCCGCAATGTGCGCGCCGGGGACCTGTTCCTGGCGGTGCCGGGCGGCAAGTTCGATGGTCGCGAGCACATCGCCGATGCCTTGCAGCGCGGTGCGGCGGCCGTGGCCTATGAAGTGGAAGGCGCCACTGTGCTGCCGATCACCGACGTGCCGTTGATTCCGGTCAAGGGCCTGGCCAAACAGCTGTCGGACATCGCCGGGCGCTTCTATGGCGAGCCGAGCCGTCACCTCAACCTGGTGGGCGTCACCGGCACCAACGGCAAGACCAGCGTGACCCAGCTTGTGGCCCAGGCGCTTGACCTGCTCGGCCAGCACTGTGGCATCGTCGGCACCCTCGGCACCGGTTTTTATGGTGCGCTGCAAAGCGGCCTGCATACCACGCCGAACCCGATTGCCGTACAAGCGACCCTGGCCGACTTGAAAAAGGCCGGCGCCAAGGCCGTTGCCATGGAGGTCTCGTCCCACGGCCTGGACCAGGGCCGCGTGACCGCGCTGGCATTTGACGTGGCGGTGATGACCAACCTGTCCCGTGATCACCTCGATTACCACGGCACCATGGAGGCGTACGCCGCCGCCAAGGCCAAGCTGTTTGCCTGGAATGAATTGAAGTGCCGGGTGGTGAACCTGGACGACGCGTTCGGTCGCCAACTGGCAGCAGAGGACCGCGAGTCTCGGCTGATCAGCTACAGCCTGGAAGATTCCAGCGCGTACCTGTATTGCCGTGAAGCCCAATTCAATGACGAAGGCGTGCGCGCCACTTTGGTCACGCCCCAGGGCGAGCATCATTTGCGCAGCACCTTGCTCGGTCGTTTCAACCTGAGCAACGTCCTCGCCGCCGTCGGTGCTTTGCTCGGCCTGGACTACGCCCTGGATGAAATCCTACGGGTGCTGCCCAAGCTGGAAGGCCCGGCCGGTCGCATGCAGCGTTTGGGTGGCGGTTCGCAGCCGCTGGTGGTGGTTGATTACGCCCACACTCCGGATGCCCTGGAAAAAGTCCTGGTAGCCCTGCGTCCTCACGCCAAGGGCAAGTTGCTGTGCCTGTTCGGCTGCGGTGGCGATCGTGATCGCGGCAAACGTCCATTGATGGCCGAGATCGTCGAACGTCTGGCCGATGGCGTGCTTGTCACTGACGACAACCCACGCAGCGAAGATCCGAGCCAGATTTTCGATGACATCCGCGTCGGTTTCAAAGACGCGTCCAAGGTCACCTTCGTTGCCGGCCGCGGCGCCGCCATCGCCCAATTGATCGCCGGCGCCAGCGCTGACGACGTGGTGGTGCTGGCCGGTAAAGGTCACGAGGACTACCAGGAAATCAACGGCGAACGCCATGCCTTCTCCGATCTGGTCGAGGCCGATCACGCCTTGACCGCCTGGGAGGTTGCCCATGCTTGA
- the ftsL gene encoding cell division protein FtsL gives MSKLFAKPLPGGSFFMMLLYVGVLVSAIAVSYSAHFNRQLLNTLYGELSVRDKAQAEWGRLILEQSTWTAHSRIEVLATEQLKMHIPGAAEVRMVAP, from the coding sequence TTGAGCAAGCTTTTCGCCAAGCCCCTCCCGGGCGGCAGCTTCTTCATGATGCTGTTGTACGTCGGCGTGCTGGTGTCCGCGATTGCGGTGTCCTACAGTGCCCACTTCAACCGTCAATTGCTCAACACCCTGTACGGGGAGTTGAGTGTGCGTGACAAGGCGCAGGCCGAGTGGGGGCGACTGATCCTGGAGCAAAGCACCTGGACGGCCCACAGCCGTATCGAAGTGCTGGCCACTGAACAGCTGAAAATGCACATCCCCGGCGCGGCCGAAGTCCGCATGGTGGCGCCATGA
- the rsmH gene encoding 16S rRNA (cytosine(1402)-N(4))-methyltransferase RsmH, producing MTIDSGFNHITVLLDEAVEALAVRADGCYLDGTFGRGGHSRLILSQLGSDGKLLGFDKDPQAIATGQALAAEDGRFVVVQRSFAELGAEVAERGMAGKVAGVLLDLGVSSPQLDDPERGFSFMNDGPLDMRMDPTRGISAAEFIATASHEEITRVFKEYGEERFAGRMARAVVERREIQPFERTADLAEVLKVANPAWEKGKNPATRAFQGLRIHVNNELGDLEAGLEAALDALEVGGRLVVISFHSLEDRIVKLFMRRLVKGESDNLPRNLPVRFEAFVPKIKIHGKAQFASEAELKANPRSRSAVMRVAEKLR from the coding sequence GTGACTATTGATAGCGGCTTTAACCACATCACCGTATTGCTCGACGAAGCCGTTGAGGCTCTCGCTGTGCGCGCGGATGGTTGCTATCTGGATGGCACGTTCGGCAGGGGCGGGCATAGCCGCTTGATACTCAGCCAGCTTGGGTCCGACGGAAAGCTCCTCGGATTCGACAAGGACCCCCAAGCGATTGCCACCGGGCAAGCGCTAGCGGCCGAAGACGGCCGCTTTGTCGTTGTGCAGCGCAGCTTTGCCGAGCTGGGTGCCGAAGTCGCCGAGCGCGGCATGGCGGGCAAAGTGGCCGGGGTTTTGCTCGACCTGGGCGTGTCCTCGCCACAGCTCGATGATCCCGAGCGCGGCTTCAGCTTCATGAACGACGGCCCGCTCGACATGCGCATGGACCCTACCCGGGGCATCAGTGCGGCCGAGTTCATCGCCACCGCTTCCCACGAAGAAATCACCCGTGTATTCAAGGAATACGGCGAAGAGCGCTTCGCCGGCCGCATGGCCCGTGCCGTGGTCGAGCGCCGCGAAATCCAGCCGTTCGAGCGCACCGCCGACCTGGCTGAAGTGCTGAAAGTCGCCAACCCGGCGTGGGAGAAGGGCAAGAACCCGGCCACCCGTGCGTTCCAGGGCCTGCGCATTCACGTCAACAACGAATTGGGCGATCTGGAAGCGGGCCTCGAAGCCGCGCTGGATGCCTTGGAAGTGGGCGGTCGCCTGGTGGTGATCAGCTTCCACTCCCTGGAAGACCGCATCGTCAAATTGTTCATGCGCCGTCTGGTCAAGGGTGAGTCCGACAACCTGCCGCGCAACCTGCCGGTACGTTTCGAAGCCTTCGTGCCGAAAATCAAGATCCATGGCAAAGCGCAATTCGCTTCCGAAGCCGAACTGAAGGCCAACCCACGTTCGCGCAGCGCCGTCATGCGTGTCGCGGAGAAGCTGCGTTGA
- the rsmI gene encoding 16S rRNA (cytidine(1402)-2'-O)-methyltransferase, which yields MRLLPTIEVCVLTAPGPLNSTAGSLFVVATPIGNLDDISARALKVLREVKLIAAEDTRHSQRLMQHFGISTPLAACHEHNEREEGSRFIVRLLAGDDVALISDAGTPLISDPGYHLVRQARAAGINVVPVPGACALIAALSAAGLPSDRFIFEGFLPAKAVGRRARLQALKEEPRTLIFYEAPHRILECLQDMELVFGGERLALLARELTKTFETLKGLPLEELRAFVEGDSNQQRGECVVLVAGWTAPESEDAVNSEAMRILDLLLKEMPLKRAAALAAEITGVRKNVLYQVALDKQKAE from the coding sequence ATGCGGCTTTTGCCAACCATCGAGGTGTGCGTTTTGACTGCTCCAGGTCCTTTGAATTCCACTGCTGGCTCGCTTTTTGTGGTGGCGACGCCCATTGGCAACCTGGACGACATCAGCGCTCGGGCGCTGAAAGTGTTGCGCGAGGTTAAATTGATCGCGGCGGAAGATACGCGGCACTCCCAGCGCTTGATGCAGCATTTTGGTATCAGCACGCCATTAGCGGCCTGTCACGAACACAACGAGCGGGAAGAAGGCAGCCGCTTTATCGTGCGCTTGCTGGCCGGTGATGACGTGGCGCTGATCTCCGACGCGGGCACGCCGCTGATTTCCGACCCTGGCTACCATCTGGTGCGTCAGGCAAGGGCCGCTGGTATCAATGTAGTGCCTGTTCCGGGGGCTTGCGCACTGATTGCAGCATTGTCGGCTGCAGGCCTGCCGTCGGACCGCTTTATTTTTGAAGGTTTCCTGCCGGCCAAGGCCGTGGGGCGGCGTGCGCGCCTGCAAGCGTTGAAGGAAGAGCCGCGTACGCTGATCTTCTATGAGGCCCCTCACCGCATTCTTGAATGTTTGCAGGATATGGAATTGGTGTTCGGCGGCGAGCGCCTGGCACTGCTGGCCCGCGAGCTGACCAAGACCTTCGAAACCCTCAAGGGCCTGCCGCTGGAAGAGCTGCGCGCATTTGTCGAAGGCGACAGCAACCAGCAGCGCGGCGAGTGTGTGGTGCTCGTGGCGGGCTGGACGGCGCCGGAGAGTGAAGATGCGGTAAACAGCGAGGCCATGCGCATTCTCGACCTACTGCTCAAGGAAATGCCCCTCAAGCGTGCGGCAGCGTTGGCGGCGGAAATTACCGGCGTGCGCAAGAATGTGTTGTATCAAGTTGCGCTGGATAAACAGAAAGCCGAATAG
- the murD gene encoding UDP-N-acetylmuramoyl-L-alanine--D-glutamate ligase, translating to MSLIASDHFRIVVGLGKSGMSLVRFLANRGTSFAVADTRENPPELVTLRRDYPHVEVRCGELDVEFLCRADELYVSPGLALATPALQAAAARGVKLSGDIDLFARNAKAPIVAISGSNAKSTVTTLVGEMAAAAGKRVAVGGNLGVPALDLLSDDVELYVMELSSFQLETTHDLGAEVATVLNVSEDHMDRYSGLPAYHLAKHRIFRGAKQFVVNRQDALSRPLMGEGMPCWTFGLGKPDFKAFGIREENGEKYLAFEFQNLMPVRELKIRGAHNQSNALAALALGHAVGLPFDAMLSALRSFGGLEHRCQWVRELNGVNYYNDSKATNVGAALAAIEGLGADIDGKLVLIAGGDGKGADFKDLKGPAAAHCRAVVLMGRDSDLIAAALGDAVPQVRATSLDDAIAQCKALAQPGDAVLLSPACASFDMFKNYEERGQLFARAVEALV from the coding sequence GTGTCCCTGATCGCTTCAGACCACTTCCGCATCGTTGTCGGCCTCGGCAAGAGCGGCATGTCCCTGGTTCGCTTCCTGGCGAACCGGGGCACGTCGTTTGCCGTGGCCGATACGCGGGAAAATCCACCGGAGCTGGTCACGCTGCGCCGTGACTACCCGCACGTGGAAGTGCGTTGTGGCGAGCTGGATGTCGAGTTTCTGTGCCGTGCCGACGAGCTCTACGTGAGCCCCGGCCTGGCCCTGGCGACACCCGCCCTGCAAGCCGCTGCGGCCCGCGGCGTGAAGCTGTCCGGTGACATCGACCTGTTCGCGCGTAACGCAAAGGCACCGATCGTGGCCATCAGCGGTTCCAATGCGAAAAGCACCGTGACCACCCTGGTCGGCGAGATGGCGGCTGCGGCCGGCAAGCGCGTGGCGGTGGGCGGCAACCTCGGTGTGCCGGCGCTGGACCTGCTCAGTGACGACGTCGAGCTGTACGTGATGGAGCTGTCGAGCTTCCAGCTGGAAACCACCCACGACCTCGGCGCCGAAGTGGCGACCGTGTTGAACGTGAGTGAAGACCATATGGACCGCTACAGCGGCCTGCCGGCGTATCACCTGGCCAAGCACCGGATCTTCCGTGGCGCCAAGCAATTTGTGGTCAACCGCCAGGACGCCCTGAGCCGTCCGCTGATGGGCGAGGGCATGCCTTGCTGGACATTCGGCCTGGGCAAACCCGACTTCAAGGCCTTCGGCATCCGTGAAGAGAACGGCGAGAAATACCTGGCCTTCGAATTCCAGAACCTGATGCCGGTGCGCGAGCTGAAAATCCGTGGCGCCCATAACCAATCCAATGCCCTTGCGGCGTTGGCGCTGGGGCATGCGGTGGGCCTTCCGTTCGACGCCATGTTGTCGGCCCTGCGCAGCTTCGGCGGCCTTGAGCATCGCTGCCAATGGGTACGCGAGCTCAATGGCGTCAACTATTACAACGACTCCAAAGCCACCAATGTCGGTGCGGCCCTGGCTGCCATCGAAGGCCTGGGTGCCGATATCGACGGCAAGCTGGTGCTGATTGCCGGTGGCGACGGCAAGGGCGCCGACTTCAAGGACCTCAAGGGCCCGGCCGCTGCACATTGCCGCGCCGTAGTGCTGATGGGCCGCGATTCCGACCTGATCGCTGCCGCCCTCGGCGACGCGGTGCCGCAAGTGCGCGCCACGTCCCTGGATGACGCCATTGCCCAGTGCAAGGCCCTGGCCCAACCGGGCGATGCGGTGCTGCTGTCGCCGGCGTGTGCCAGCTTCGACATGTTCAAGAACTATGAAGAGCGCGGCCAGTTGTTCGCCCGCGCCGTGGAGGCTTTGGTATGA
- a CDS encoding penicillin-binding protein 2 yields the protein MKLEGALYPWRFRLMLGLLALMVGAIAWRIIDLQVIDRDFLIGQGDARSLRHIPIPAHRGLITDRNGEPLAVSTPVTTLWANAKELQTAKEKWPQLAAALGQDPKALSERLEAQANKEFIYLVRGLTPEQGQQVLDLKVPGVYGIEEFRRFYPAGETTAHMVGFTDIDDHGREGVELAYDEWLAGVPGKRQVIKDRRGRLIKDVQVTKNAKAGKPLALSIDLRLQYLANRELRNAIIENGAKAGSLVIMDVKTGEILAMVNQPTYNPNNRRNLQPAMMRNRAMIDVFEPGSTMKAISMSAALETGRWKPSDKVEVYPGTLQLGKYTIRDVSRTEGPVLDLTGILINSSNVGMSKVAFDIGGETIYHLAQKIGLGQPTGLDFPGERVGNLPNYRDWKKAETATLSYGYGLSVTAIQLAHAFSVLANNGRMVPLSLIHVDEAPKATQVIPENVAKTMQGMLQQVIEAPRGVFRAQVPAYHVGGKSGTARKTSVGTKGYAENSYRSLFAGFGPMSDPRYAIVVVIDEPSKAGYFGGLVSAPVFSKVMSGTLRLMNITPDNLPPTQQANAGPPAAAVKANGGRG from the coding sequence ATGAAGCTCGAAGGCGCACTCTACCCCTGGCGCTTCCGCCTGATGCTCGGCTTGCTGGCATTGATGGTGGGCGCGATCGCCTGGCGGATCATCGACCTGCAAGTGATCGATCGTGACTTCCTGATCGGCCAGGGCGATGCCCGCAGCCTGCGGCATATCCCGATCCCTGCGCACCGCGGCCTGATCACTGACCGTAACGGCGAGCCCCTGGCCGTCAGTACGCCGGTGACCACCCTGTGGGCCAACGCCAAGGAACTGCAAACCGCCAAGGAAAAGTGGCCGCAGCTTGCCGCCGCCTTGGGCCAGGACCCGAAGGCCCTCTCCGAGCGCCTCGAAGCCCAGGCCAACAAAGAGTTCATCTACCTTGTTCGCGGCCTGACCCCCGAACAAGGCCAGCAAGTGCTCGACCTAAAGGTTCCCGGTGTCTACGGCATCGAGGAGTTCCGGCGTTTTTACCCGGCCGGTGAAACCACCGCCCACATGGTTGGCTTTACCGACATCGATGACCACGGCCGCGAAGGCGTGGAGTTGGCCTACGATGAATGGCTGGCCGGGGTTCCCGGCAAACGACAAGTCATCAAGGATCGGCGCGGCCGACTGATCAAGGATGTCCAGGTCACCAAAAACGCCAAGGCCGGTAAGCCCTTGGCGTTGTCGATTGACCTGCGTCTGCAGTATCTGGCCAACCGCGAGCTGCGTAACGCGATCATCGAGAACGGCGCCAAGGCCGGCAGCCTGGTGATCATGGACGTGAAGACCGGCGAGATCCTCGCCATGGTCAACCAGCCGACCTACAACCCGAACAACCGTCGCAACCTGCAACCGGCGATGATGCGCAACCGCGCCATGATCGACGTGTTCGAGCCGGGTTCGACCATGAAAGCCATCTCCATGAGTGCCGCCCTCGAAACCGGACGCTGGAAGCCCAGCGACAAGGTCGAGGTCTATCCGGGCACCTTGCAGTTGGGCAAATACACCATCCGTGACGTGTCCCGTACCGAAGGCCCGGTGCTGGATCTGACAGGTATCCTGATCAACTCCAGTAACGTGGGCATGAGTAAGGTCGCCTTCGATATTGGCGGCGAAACCATCTACCACCTGGCGCAGAAGATCGGCCTGGGTCAACCCACCGGCCTCGACTTCCCGGGCGAGCGCGTAGGCAACCTGCCGAACTATCGCGACTGGAAGAAAGCCGAGACAGCAACGCTCTCCTACGGCTACGGCCTGTCGGTGACCGCGATCCAGCTGGCCCACGCCTTCTCGGTATTGGCCAACAATGGTCGCATGGTTCCACTGAGCCTGATCCACGTCGACGAAGCGCCGAAAGCCACCCAGGTTATCCCGGAAAACGTCGCCAAGACCATGCAGGGCATGCTGCAACAAGTGATCGAAGCACCGCGCGGCGTATTCCGTGCCCAGGTGCCGGCGTACCACGTGGGCGGCAAGTCCGGTACTGCGCGTAAAACCTCGGTGGGCACCAAGGGCTACGCCGAGAACTCCTACCGTTCGCTGTTCGCCGGCTTCGGCCCGATGAGCGATCCACGCTACGCCATCGTCGTAGTGATCGACGAACCGAGTAAAGCCGGCTACTTCGGTGGCCTGGTATCGGCGCCGGTGTTCAGCAAAGTGATGTCCGGCACCCTGCGCCTGATGAACATCACCCCGGACAACCTGCCGCCGACCCAACAAGCGAACGCCGGACCACCGGCCGCTGCTGTAAAAGCCAATGGAGGGCGCGGCTGA
- the murF gene encoding UDP-N-acetylmuramoyl-tripeptide--D-alanyl-D-alanine ligase, giving the protein MLEAMKFSELTQALSARMLSGDCSFNGVSIDSRNIKPGQLFVALAGPRFDGHDYLNDVAAKGAVGALVQREVADSTLPQLLVADTRLALGQLGALNRAAFNKPVAAITGSSGKTTVKELLAGVLRTRGPVLATRGNLNNDFGAPLTLLELAPEHTAAVIELGASRIGEIAYTVALTKPHVAIINNAGTAHVGEFGGPEKIVEAKGEILEGLDAAGTAVLNLDDKAFETWRVRAAGRKVLTFAVLNAAADFHASNISVDARGCPSFTLHTPQGSEQVQLNLLGNHNVANALAAAAAAHALGVSLFGIVTGLGAVQPVKGRTVAQLATNGMRVIDDTYNANPSSINAAVDLLKGFAGRKVLVLGDIGELGDWAEQGHREVGAYAAGKVDALYAVGTNMAHAVAAFGPGARHFATQAELIQALATAEQDKQTTILIKGSRSAVMENVVAALCGSSTEKH; this is encoded by the coding sequence ATGCTTGAAGCGATGAAATTCAGCGAACTGACCCAGGCCCTGTCGGCCCGTATGCTGTCGGGCGATTGCAGCTTCAACGGTGTCAGCATCGACAGTCGTAACATCAAGCCGGGACAGCTGTTTGTCGCCTTGGCCGGCCCGCGTTTCGATGGTCACGACTACCTGAATGACGTCGCCGCCAAAGGCGCGGTGGGGGCCTTGGTGCAGCGCGAAGTGGCGGATTCCACCTTGCCGCAATTGCTGGTCGCCGATACCCGTCTGGCCCTCGGCCAGTTGGGCGCGCTGAACCGTGCCGCCTTCAACAAACCCGTTGCGGCCATCACCGGCTCCAGCGGCAAGACCACGGTCAAGGAACTGCTCGCCGGTGTCCTGCGCACACGCGGGCCGGTGCTCGCCACCCGTGGCAACCTGAACAATGATTTCGGCGCTCCGCTGACCCTGCTCGAACTGGCCCCGGAACACACGGCGGCAGTGATTGAGCTGGGCGCGTCGCGCATCGGTGAAATCGCCTACACCGTGGCGCTGACCAAGCCCCACGTGGCGATCATCAACAACGCCGGCACCGCTCACGTCGGTGAGTTCGGCGGCCCGGAAAAAATCGTCGAAGCCAAGGGCGAAATCCTTGAAGGCCTCGATGCCGCGGGCACTGCGGTATTGAATCTGGACGACAAGGCCTTCGAGACCTGGCGTGTACGCGCCGCCGGTCGCAAGGTCCTGACGTTTGCCGTGCTCAACGCAGCGGCTGACTTCCATGCTTCCAACATCAGCGTCGACGCCCGTGGCTGCCCGTCCTTCACCTTGCACACGCCACAAGGCAGCGAGCAGGTGCAGTTGAATCTGCTGGGCAACCACAACGTCGCCAACGCCTTGGCCGCCGCTGCTGCCGCCCACGCCCTGGGTGTGTCGCTGTTCGGGATCGTCACCGGCCTGGGCGCGGTGCAGCCGGTCAAGGGCCGCACCGTGGCGCAGTTGGCCACCAACGGCATGCGCGTGATCGATGACACCTACAACGCCAACCCGTCCTCCATCAACGCCGCTGTCGACCTGCTGAAGGGCTTTGCCGGGCGCAAGGTCCTGGTGCTCGGCGACATTGGCGAGCTGGGCGATTGGGCTGAACAAGGCCACCGCGAAGTCGGTGCCTATGCCGCTGGCAAAGTCGATGCGCTGTACGCCGTGGGGACGAACATGGCCCACGCCGTGGCCGCCTTTGGCCCCGGTGCGCGGCACTTCGCGACCCAGGCCGAGCTGATCCAGGCGCTGGCTACGGCTGAACAAGACAAACAAACCACTATTTTGATCAAGGGATCGCGCAGCGCGGTGATGGAAAACGTCGTCGCGGCCTTGTGTGGCTCAAGTACGGAGAAACATTAA